The genomic interval TCTGAGCGGTGCTGTTTGAGCTATTCAACTGATTCTGGTTATTAATTGTTAGCGATCGCTAGCGATCGACTGAGCCCATTACCACATCAATACTGCCGAGAATAACAAAAATATCCGCCACCTTTTGCCCCTTGATCAGGTGGGGTAGTAGCTGCAAATTGTTAAAGTCGGCGGGCCGAATTTTCCAGCGCCAGGGCATGGGACTGTCGTTGCCAATGAGGAAAATACCCAGTTCGCCCCGCCCCGATTCCACTCGCACGTAGTGCTCTCCCGCCGGAATTTTGAAGGTAGGCGCGATTTTTTTGGCGATGAACTGGTAATCAAAACCATCCCACTGGGACTTTGGTCCTTCGGCCAGGCGGCGGGCCTCCAGATTTTCCCAGGCCCCGCCCGGCAGCCCACTGAGAGCCTGCTGAATGATGCCCAGCGACTGGCGCATTTCCTCCAGCCGCACCCGGTAGCGGGCCAGACAATCCCCCTCGGGCTGCCACGCCACCTGCCAGTCAAAGTCGTCGTAGCACTCGTAGTGATCGACCTTGCGCAGATCCCACTGGACCCCTGAGGCCCGCAGCATAGGGCCTGAGCAACCCCAGGCAATGGCTTCGTTGCGAGGCAGTACCCCCAGCCCTTCGCAGCGGCGGCGAAACACTGGATTGTCGGTGACCAGGCGCTCGTACTCGTCGAGTTTGGGGGCCAGGTAGTCAACGAAGTCCCGGCATTTTTCGACCCAGCCGTAGGGCAGGTCGGCGGCCACTCCCCCCACCCGAAAGTAGTTGTGGTTGACCATGCGGTAGCCGCTGACGGCTTCAAACAGGTCCAGAATCGGCTCGCGATCGCGCAGGCTGTAGAAAAATAGCGTCTGTGCCCCCATATCCATCACAAATGGCCCCACCCACAGCAGGTGGTTGACCAGCCGGGTCAGCTCCAGCAAAATCACCCGAATGTAGCTGGCCCGGCGGGGTACCACGATATCGGCCAGCTTTTCCACCGCATTGACCGTGACCGCCTCATTGAACAGGCCACCGTAGTAGTCCCAGCGGCTGGTGTAGGGAATGAACATGGTGGCGGTGCGGCTTTCGGCGATTTTCTCCATGCCCCGGTGCAGGTAGCCGATGACCGGTTCGCAGTCGACCACATCTTCGCCGTCGAGGGTGACCATGATCCGAAAGCAGCCGTGCATGGAGGGATGGTGGGGACCAAAATTGATCACCATCGGGTCGGTGCGGGTTTCTAGCTGTACCACAGGACAATCTCCAGATCAGAGGGCATGGTTCCAGTGTGGGTGCCTTCCCCTGGTCTGTCTTGCAGGTTCTGACGCTAAATTGCACAAACGTCCGATCCGGCTGCCCCGATCGCGAACCTCTCTGGCCCTGGCTCTAGCCGCCATCGCCCTAGCGATCGCGATCGCCTAATCTCCGCTTCACAATTCGACGGTCAAACTCAGGTATTTCTTAAAGTTATGACCGAGTTATTACCGAACTTTAGATTTGCCCGGATTTTGCCTTCTCTTTGAGGGAACTATAACTACAACTTAAATATTTCTGTTAATCGGCCATGAAAACCTCTACAGTTCTAGTGCCCCCCACCCTTGCCCAAGCACCCGTTGCCAGCAGGCTGCCGGTGGATAACCCTTGGATGCTGTCGTCTGGGGGGTTGCTGGTACTGCTGCTGGGCCTGGGGGTTTACTCTCACTTGCAAACCCGCCGTCTGGTGAAACAGCTTAAGTTTGAAACTTACAAAAACCAGGAGCTGCAAAAAAAAGTCAAGCTGGCGCTCAAAACCATCAGCAAGATGGAGCAAAACCCAGACCTAATTCACTCGCGGGAATTCAACCTTGACTACCTGCGGATGCGGATGGATGAGGAGCACTTCCATACGTCGATTGTGAACCAGCTCAAGGTGAAGGTGAAGCAAAAGATTAGCGTCGCGCTGCGGCCGCGTCAGGCTGAGGAAGGCATGATCGGCATTGCCAGCAAGCCCAGGGTGGTCGACGAAATTTTTGATGTGGAGTACGCCCCTCAAGATAGCCCCCTGGCCAAGAAGCGGGTGCTGTTCCGCATTCAAATTCGGCTGGCCAAGCTGCCCACCCAGGCAACCTCGTCGACCATCGCTCAACTGGTCGACTGCATCGAAAACTTCATGAGCCCCGATGCCGAGGAAACCCACTGGCAGCCCACGATCCAGGGCCGGATTGCCAACATGCACTGGGACCAAAAAGCCAAGCCCACCCCCCTGCTGGTGATTGAACAGTCCAGCGAAGGGGTGAATGTTACCCTGCGCAGCCGCAACACCCTGCCCGCCAGCACCAGCTCTACGACTGGGGCCAAACCCGCCCGGCAAAGGAAACCGGCGTAGCGGTTGGTGACACCAACGCTTAGACGGCGGCCGTAGCCATCGCGGCAACATCTGCCGTTGGGGTTGGGGCCAGTCGCGCTTCGGCCATATCGGCAAAAATGGCGTCGAGCAGCTGTTCGCGCAGGTCGGGAATGACCGCCAGTGCCCGGGTCCAGTCGGGAATTTGGGTACCGGTAGGGTCCTCCAGGTACTGCTCCCCCGCCTCTAAAATGACCTGTTCGAAGGTTTCGATGGTCATTTCCTCCTGGTGGCGATCGTAGTCCAGACCGTTGAAGCGGGCATCGACAAAGTATTGACGGGCCAGGTTTTGGGCTTCGCGGCGGTACTTGATCCGCAGAGCCCGAATGTGGTCGTGGCCAATCACCACCTGCTCGGTTTCGGTCAGGGTTCTAAACACTGAGTGCAATATGTCGCGACACATTTTTTGCAGCCCCGAACTGGCAGAGGTGCCCATGGTCTGATGCTTGTGCTCAAAGATACCCAGGTCGATCTGGGCAATCCGCTTGAGGGCGACGTTGCGGTAGACCTCGGCCAGCAGCCCGACTTCCAGCCCCCAATTGCCGGGAATGCGGGTATTCAGGGCCAGGTCGCTGGAGAGGGCAAACTCGCCGGAGAGGGGATAGCGGTAGGCGTCGAGGTAGCGCAGGTAGTCGCTGTAGCCAAATAACTCCATCAGCGAGGTGATCAGCGGCGTGACAAACAGCCGGGTGACGCGACCGTGCAGGCTGCGGGGGTTGTCGCCAATGCGGGCGTAGTAGGCCTTGCTAAAGGCAATGCCAAACTCCTGCTCCAGCAGGGGATAGAGCAGTTTGAGCGGGTAGGAGCGATCGTAGGTGACAATGTCGGCATCGTGGAGGGCGATCGCGGCGGCGTGCAGCGAGGCCACCCCCAGCCCCAGCCACACCGCCCGTCCTTTGCCCTTGAACCGGAGCAGATCCAGCCCTTTGTCCTTGAGGGTTTGTAGGATGGCTGTAATGCCGGGGCCGTTTTCCCACAGCACAAAGGTGGGCTGGGGCAGCGGCTCAAAAAACTGCACCGCATGCTGGTACTGCTCGAAGGTGTCCGCGTAGAGACAGACGATGACGTTGTTGACAAAGGGACAGTGGCTGAGATGGTCGCGAATGGTGGCCAGGGCCGGGCGCTGTAGCTCTTCGTACAGCGATGGAATCAGCACGGCGGTGGGGTGGGTTTGGCTGAGCTCGATCAGGCGTTGCTCTAGGCGATCGGGCTGATAACTCAAATCGTGGATAGTTGTGATCAACTCTTGTTTGTAGTCCATACCCCGGTGTCCCTAACGGATAAATCTCATCATAGGGACAAGTGGCGATCGCAAGCTGTCTGAATCAATACCCGATATCCCCCACTCACTCCAGGGTGAATGGGGGCAGCGGTGATGGGTCAAGCCCTGGGTTAGAGGAGGCGATCGCCTGAAGGGCAGAACTTCACTGGCGGTCGATCGCTACAGGCCTCTACCCAGAATACGGAGTTTTGCCCGGAAGGGGGGCTGCGGGTTGAAGACGGCTAGCTAGAAGATAATCAGGGCGGCTAAACCGCCCGCCAGCACGCCATAGCAACAGGCCAGCAGCGCTTTAAAGGAGCCTCGGTACTTGTAGCGCCACAGCATCGAGGCCAGGGTGGAGGAGTAGAGCAGCTCTTCGATCGGGAAGTAGGGGGTTTCAAGACTGATGTCGATGCCGATCACCAGCATGGTCCAGAAGAGAAAGATGATAAAGCTATTGATAATGGGAGCGCGGCTTTCTCGGGCTGGAACTTGAAGGCGGGCAATAAAACCCAGGTAAATTAAAACAATAAAGGGAAAAAGTGCGGCGGCAATGGCGCGAGCACCAATGTTAAAGGAATCACCAAAGGACAGAGCAATACTAGAAAACAGTTGATACAGTAAAAAGCCAACCGCCAGAAACAGGACAAAAAAGCTCAGGATCCCCTTCGAGCCCTTGGTCCAATCGCCGGAAATTTGCCGTTGCCGAGATTGCATAGGTAGACGTCCCAAACGTTTGATTATCTAATTCATTGAGGTTGTGCGGGTGGCTGTTGTGCGGGTGGCTTCTTTGGCTGTAGGTCCAGGTTCACAGCTTTTTTCGATCGCTTCGATCGCACAAATAGGCCAGTTTGGATGAATTGATCTAATTTAATCTGATTAACCTACAGGATTGAACTAAACCGTAGCAGCCTGGGTAGCCCAATCGCCTGACCAGTTAGATAGATTTTTAGATGTTGGAAATGGATAGTGTGGCGACGTCCGTGCCCAGATGTTCTGCTAACCGCTCACGGCAAAACCAACGTCCGTTTACAGCTAGCCCCAGCATTGCAGTCTAAAAATACGCCAAAGGGTAGACGATACTCGGGTGAAGACCTGTCATTTTGACAGATAAACTCTAAATGAAAATTTTCGTCCCTTAGCCAAGTCGAAGTGCATTGAGGTACATAGATTGAAGTCAAAAATCTTGTCGCCTTTGCCAGGCAGGTCTGGTGCGGACGGGCTTGTATGGGTTATCAGGAGGTCTGACGATTACTGCTGAACTGTTGCGTACCCCGGCCACCCTGCAGCCAACGATCGCTGAGCTACTGCGGCTGGCCACTCCCCTGGCCGAGGAATTTGCGGCCCAAGCCGCCGCCCTCGATCGCTCCGGGGCCTTTCCGGCGGCGGGGTTTCGACGGCTGGCGGCGGCGGGCTTTGTAGTGGCTCCCCTGCGCTCGGGTCTGGGGGGCTGCGGCCTGGGCATTGAGGCCAGTAGCACCGAGGCGCTGCTGCGGTTGCTGAAGCACATTGGCCGAGGCAACCTGGCGATTGGGCGCGTGTACGAGGGCCACGTGAACGCCCTACAGCTGATTCAAACCTTTGGCACCGCCGCCCAAATTGAGCGCTACGGGCGCGAGGTCCGCGAGCAGCATCTGCTGTTTGGGGTTTGGAATGCCGAGGAGGGTGAGGGCGTGACCATTGTGCCCCTGGGGTCGGGGCGCTATCGGCTGGAGGGGGCAAAAACCTTCTGTTCCGGGAGTGGCTATGTGCAGCGCCCCTTTGTCAACGGCAAACTGCCCGATGGATCGTGGCAGATGTGCATTGTGCCCATGGATGCGGTTCAGACCGACTGCGATCGCGACTGGTGGCAGCCCCTGGGCATGCGCGCCACCACCAGCTTCAAAATTGACTTTACCGGCGTCGAGCTGGGGGCA from Leptolyngbya sp. KIOST-1 carries:
- a CDS encoding NAD(P)H-quinone oxidoreductase subunit H; translation: MVQLETRTDPMVINFGPHHPSMHGCFRIMVTLDGEDVVDCEPVIGYLHRGMEKIAESRTATMFIPYTSRWDYYGGLFNEAVTVNAVEKLADIVVPRRASYIRVILLELTRLVNHLLWVGPFVMDMGAQTLFFYSLRDREPILDLFEAVSGYRMVNHNYFRVGGVAADLPYGWVEKCRDFVDYLAPKLDEYERLVTDNPVFRRRCEGLGVLPRNEAIAWGCSGPMLRASGVQWDLRKVDHYECYDDFDWQVAWQPEGDCLARYRVRLEEMRQSLGIIQQALSGLPGGAWENLEARRLAEGPKSQWDGFDYQFIAKKIAPTFKIPAGEHYVRVESGRGELGIFLIGNDSPMPWRWKIRPADFNNLQLLPHLIKGQKVADIFVILGSIDVVMGSVDR
- a CDS encoding glucosyl-3-phosphoglycerate synthase — translated: MDYKQELITTIHDLSYQPDRLEQRLIELSQTHPTAVLIPSLYEELQRPALATIRDHLSHCPFVNNVIVCLYADTFEQYQHAVQFFEPLPQPTFVLWENGPGITAILQTLKDKGLDLLRFKGKGRAVWLGLGVASLHAAAIALHDADIVTYDRSYPLKLLYPLLEQEFGIAFSKAYYARIGDNPRSLHGRVTRLFVTPLITSLMELFGYSDYLRYLDAYRYPLSGEFALSSDLALNTRIPGNWGLEVGLLAEVYRNVALKRIAQIDLGIFEHKHQTMGTSASSGLQKMCRDILHSVFRTLTETEQVVIGHDHIRALRIKYRREAQNLARQYFVDARFNGLDYDRHQEEMTIETFEQVILEAGEQYLEDPTGTQIPDWTRALAVIPDLREQLLDAIFADMAEARLAPTPTADVAAMATAAV
- a CDS encoding acyl-CoA dehydrogenase family protein, with translation MRTPATLQPTIAELLRLATPLAEEFAAQAAALDRSGAFPAAGFRRLAAAGFVVAPLRSGLGGCGLGIEASSTEALLRLLKHIGRGNLAIGRVYEGHVNALQLIQTFGTAAQIERYGREVREQHLLFGVWNAEEGEGVTIVPLGSGRYRLEGAKTFCSGSGYVQRPFVNGKLPDGSWQMCIVPMDAVQTDCDRDWWQPLGMRATTSFKIDFTGVELGAEDLIGQPGDYLRQPWLSAGVVRFAAVQLGGAEALFDLTRQYLQGEHRTEHPYQQERLGQMAIALESGNLWLRGAAERLASYAPQFGGDPHTAHSHCDRLVAYANMTRTTVEQICIEVMQLCQRSVGARGLLPPHPMERVIRDLTLYLRQPAYDAAIAGVGAFALAQTAPADELWQV